The following proteins are co-located in the Atribacterota bacterium genome:
- a CDS encoding lactate dehydrogenase has protein sequence MIYYYRFHKKILFSKLKINNLQTIDPKNPNIKENRFIYYLQDRAWQKVSPLVALIHPEQILNKKQEINILHKYEDMERDFSDFPVWIMKKIKNREVGLCNYNYPRWKERLCWTPPEQWNINIVGLGNVGGTLLVALRSMSGEKVNRIGIFDTNERAMSRWEQEANQIIDGSEQRRLPLVKILKSEEIFQSDLIVFCISMGVPTPEQEIQDVRLMQLEANSRIINYYAQRARKTNFNGIFAVVSDPVDLLCQSAFLASNLSEEGTLDGKGLAADQIKGFGLGVMHGRAAYYAAQEDNMKHYLSKGRVFGPHGSGLVVADDIEHYDREKSYHLTERVLQANIELRKIGFKPYIAPALSSGAFSLLALMEGQWHYSAGFLGGIFWGSRNRQTPVGLEWEQFYLSRTLFENLYQSYHNLKKQVNSLEK, from the coding sequence ATGATTTATTACTACCGGTTTCACAAAAAAATACTTTTTTCCAAACTGAAAATAAATAATTTACAGACGATTGATCCTAAAAATCCAAATATTAAAGAGAATAGATTTATTTACTACCTCCAGGATAGAGCTTGGCAAAAAGTCAGTCCTTTAGTTGCTCTCATTCATCCTGAACAGATATTGAACAAAAAACAAGAAATAAATATCCTGCACAAATATGAAGATATGGAACGGGATTTTTCTGATTTTCCAGTTTGGATTATGAAAAAAATAAAAAATAGAGAAGTTGGTCTTTGTAATTATAATTATCCTCGCTGGAAAGAAAGATTGTGCTGGACACCACCAGAACAATGGAATATTAACATTGTAGGACTGGGCAATGTGGGAGGAACGTTATTAGTTGCTTTGCGTTCTATGAGTGGAGAAAAAGTCAATAGAATTGGAATATTTGATACTAATGAGAGAGCTATGTCTCGCTGGGAGCAGGAAGCAAACCAGATTATTGATGGTTCAGAGCAAAGGAGATTGCCTCTGGTGAAGATATTAAAGTCTGAGGAGATTTTTCAGTCGGACCTGATAGTTTTTTGTATATCAATGGGAGTTCCCACGCCGGAGCAAGAAATTCAGGATGTCAGATTAATGCAACTGGAGGCAAATTCCCGCATAATTAATTATTATGCTCAGAGGGCTAGAAAAACTAATTTTAATGGAATCTTTGCTGTTGTTTCTGATCCGGTTGATTTGTTATGTCAGAGTGCCTTCTTAGCGAGCAATCTCAGTGAGGAAGGTACATTGGACGGAAAAGGGCTTGCTGCCGACCAGATTAAAGGATTTGGTTTAGGTGTTATGCATGGTCGGGCAGCTTATTATGCGGCACAAGAAGATAATATGAAGCATTACTTAAGTAAGGGCAGGGTGTTTGGACCTCATGGCAGTGGTTTGGTAGTAGCTGATGATATAGAGCATTATGACCGGGAGAAATCCTACCACTTAACTGAAAGAGTGTTGCAGGCTAATATAGAATTAAGAAAAATTGGTTTTAAGCCTTATATAGCACCAGCCCTATCATCAGGTGCTTTTTCCCTGTTAGCCTTAATGGAAGGGCAATGGCATTACAGTGCTGGATTCTTAGGAGGGATTTTCTGGGGTTCCAGAAATCGTCAAACACCGGTTGGTTTAGAATGGGAGCAATTTTACCTTTCACGCACATTATTCGAGAATTTATAC